A stretch of Campylobacter volucris DNA encodes these proteins:
- a CDS encoding RNA polymerase factor sigma-54, producing MLRQKTSLTQKTKLSQTLRSWLPILQANIEDLKESLDEFAKENPFIEIKENSSITNNQNKYYQEYFSKNTTAAMIDSKSLENKNVYELLSEQIIPPLFPTKNSQLIAEKIIECLNHEGYFEYDEEILAEFDPIKVENIRQRFKYLDPIGVGAKDNQEAYIFALEHFDLDANLYEFCKMLILNLENAKDFIKDPLYKQAIGIIKKISLPPFLEYFEESMAIIPDIYIYQENGEIKIKINDDYYPEIAFETDGLDHEFLSSYLKDAKNLIDALAMRKATLYKLGLMIIEYQYDFFMGGDIKPMQLKDLAQDLERNASTISRAISNKYLSCDRGLIPLKSFFTTAVDDGETSNATIKDFLSNLIKKENPKKPLSDLKILELTQKEFPSVQLGRRTITKYRMQLGIGSSSERKKLYELI from the coding sequence ATGCTTAGACAAAAAACATCCTTAACCCAAAAAACCAAACTTTCACAAACTTTAAGATCTTGGCTTCCCATTTTACAAGCTAATATTGAGGATTTAAAAGAAAGTTTAGATGAATTTGCAAAAGAAAATCCTTTTATAGAAATCAAAGAAAATTCAAGTATCACTAATAATCAAAACAAATATTACCAAGAATATTTTAGTAAAAATACAACTGCAGCGATGATTGATTCTAAAAGCTTAGAAAACAAAAATGTCTATGAGCTTTTAAGCGAACAAATAATACCACCTTTATTTCCAACAAAAAATTCCCAGCTCATAGCTGAAAAAATCATAGAATGTCTCAATCATGAAGGATATTTTGAATATGATGAAGAAATTTTAGCTGAATTTGATCCTATAAAAGTAGAAAATATAAGACAAAGATTTAAATACCTTGACCCAATAGGAGTAGGTGCAAAAGACAATCAAGAAGCTTATATTTTTGCTCTTGAACATTTTGATTTAGATGCTAATTTGTATGAATTTTGCAAGATGCTTATTTTAAATTTAGAAAATGCAAAAGATTTCATTAAAGATCCACTTTACAAACAAGCCATTGGCATCATCAAAAAGATTTCCTTACCGCCATTTTTAGAGTATTTTGAAGAAAGTATGGCTATCATCCCTGATATTTATATCTATCAAGAAAATGGTGAAATTAAAATAAAAATCAATGATGATTATTACCCTGAAATTGCTTTTGAAACTGATGGGTTAGATCATGAATTTTTAAGCTCTTACTTAAAAGATGCAAAAAATTTAATCGATGCTTTAGCTATGAGAAAAGCTACACTTTATAAGCTTGGACTTATGATCATAGAATATCAATATGATTTTTTTATGGGTGGAGATATCAAACCTATGCAGCTTAAAGACTTAGCTCAAGACTTAGAAAGAAATGCTTCAACTATATCAAGAGCTATTTCTAATAAATATTTAAGTTGCGATAGAGGCTTAATACCTTTAAAATCATTTTTTACCACAGCAGTAGATGATGGAGAAACTTCTAATGCTACGATCAAAGATTTTCTAAGTAATCTCATTAAAAAAGAAAATCCAAAAAAACCTTTAAGTGATTTAAAAATTTTAGAATTAACCCAAAAAGAATTTCCAAGTGTTCAGCTTGGAAGAAGAACTATCACAAAATATCGTATGCAACTTGGCATAGGTAGCTCTAGCGAGAGAAAAAAACTTTATGAACTCATATAG